The genomic region CCAGGGAAGGGTCGGAGCCACCATCAGCAAGATGGTGAGCTACTGCTTCAGCTTCGATCCCAAGAGCAAAAGCTACGAATTCAACCTGCTGCGGGTGAGCGCCACGGTGATCATCGTCTGCGTGCTCGCTTTCGCAGCTTTCCTCGTCTTCGGGGGGAAAAACGCGCCGGGTGGAAAAGGGCAGGAAAAGAAATAAAGCGGGAAGATCACCCGGCGCCCGTGGCAGCGGCGCCGGTTCGTTTGGGGGGAAAATGAGTCAAGACACGGCAATTGGGCAGGGAGGGTTCTGGCGGGACACCGGGAGGACCGGGATCGGCTCCTGGATTTTTTCCACAGACCACAAGCGGATAGGGTTGATGTACCTTTACTGCGTGCTCGGCTTCTTCCTGGTGGGGGTCTCTCTGGGGCTGCTGATCAGGCTGGAGCTGATCGCCCCAGGCCCAACCATCGTCACCGCCCAGACCTACAATGCCCTCTTCACCGTGCACGGGGTGGTGATGATCTTCCTCTTCATCATCCCAGGAATACCGGCCTCCTTCGGCAACCTGGTGCTTCCCATCCAACTGGGCGCGCGGGACGTCGCCTTCCCCCGGGTGAACCTTCTGTCCTGGTGGCTCTACGCCATAGGCGCGGTCATCGTGCTGGTTTCCCTTTTCACCGGCGGCGGCGCGCCCGATACTGGGTGGACCTTCTACGTCCCCTTCAGCGCCCGGACCACCACCAACGTTTCGCTCGCGGTCTTCGGTGTCTTCGTCCTCGGCTTCTCGTCGATCCTCACCGGGATCAACTTCATCACCACCATCCACCGCATGCGGGCGCCGGGGATGACCTGGACCCGGATCCCGCTATTCGCCTGGAGCCTCTACGCCACCGCCTGGGTGCAGGTACTCGCCACCCCGATCATCGCAATCACGCTGCTGCTGGTGATCACCGAGCGCATCCTAGGCCTGGGCCTCTTCGACCCGACCCGCGGCGGCGATCCGGTCATGTACCAGCACATGTTCTGGATCTACTCGCACCCCGCCGTGTACATTATGATCCTCCCCGGGATGGGGGTGATCTCGGACATCATCCCCGTCTTCTCCAGGAAGCCGATATTCGGCTACAAGATGATCGCCTTCTCGAGCCTCGCCATCGCCGCGGCCGGATCCGCAGTCTGGGGACACCACATGTACACCTCGGGTATGAGCGACCTGGGGATCCTGGTCTTCTCGTTTCTGACCTTTATCGTCGCCATCCCCTCGGCCATCAAGGTGTTCAACTGGGTCTCCACCATGTACAAGGGGTCGATATCGCTCGAGGCCCCGATGCTCTTCGCGCTCTCCTTCATCCTGCTCTTCTCCATAGGCGGGCTGTCCGGCCTGATCCTCGGCGCCGCCGCCACCGACATCCACGTGCACGACACCCATTTCGTCGTCGGGCACTTCCATTACGTCATGTTCGGCGGCACCGGCTTCGCCTTCTTCGCGGCGGCACATTACTGGCTCCCCAAGTACTACGGGCGGAGATACAAGGAAAAACCGGCCATCGTCGGCTGGATCCTGATGTTCGTGGGGTTCAACGTCATGTACTTCACCATGCAGGTGCTGGGTATGGAGGGTATGCCCAGGCGCTATTACGATTACCTCCCCGAGTTCGCCCGGCTGAACCTCGTCGCCACCGTCGGGAGTTGGATCCTGGTCGCCGGGATCATCATCGTGGTCTGGAACCTCTGGCGCGGACTGTTTCGCGGCGAGCCGTTCACCGGCAACCCTTGGGGAGGCGCGACCCTTGAATGGAGCATCGCCACGCCGCCTCCCACGGAGAATTTCGACGAGGACCCGGTGGTGACACACGGGCCGTACGAGTTCAAGGGGGCGGGGGTTCCATGAGTCACCAGGAAAAGGACAGTTTCGGGGCAAAGCTTGGCATGTGGTTGTTCCTGTTCACGGAGATGCTCCTTTTTGGCGGCGTCTTCATCCTCTACTCGGTCTACCTTAACCGCTACCCGAAGGAGTTCGGCCTGGGGGGGCACCAGCTGGACCTGGTCTTTGGCGCTACCAACACGGTGGTACTTCTGACCAGCTCCCTTTTCGCAGCCATGTCGGTCACCGCCATCAAGCGCGGGGCGAAGCGGCTCACCCTGGGGCTCCTCTCAGTCACGATCGGCTGCGCGCTCGTCTTTCTCTGCATCAAGTACCTGGAGTGGAGCGCCAAGTTTCATCACGGCATCTACCCGAATTCGCCCAAGCTGATCGCGGGGCCGCCGGGAGAATCGATCTTCTTCAGCCTGTACTATCTCACCACGGGGTTGCACGGTATCCATGTCGTCATCGGGGGGATCCTCATGACCTGGACCGCCGTCATGGTGCAAAAGGGGATACTAAACAGCACCGACAACGTGACCTTGGAGAACGTGACCCTCTACTGGCACCTGGTCGATTTGGTCTGGATCTTCATCTTCCCGCTCTACTACCTGATTCTGTAGAAACAGAGGTGAAGCAGATTGAGAGGTGAGGCAGATTAAGGTTTTTAAGAGGAGAAGCAGGTGGATACTGAACATTCGGAACATATCCTGAGTTACGGCAAACTGATGGCCGTCTGGGTGGCACTGCTGGTATTGACCGCCGCCACCATCATGGTGACGAGGGTGGAACTCGGAGTCTGGAAGGTCTGGGCGGCGCTCGCCATCGCGAGCATCAAGTCCGGCCTGGTTATCGCCTTCTTCATGCACATGAAGTACGAGCCGCGGCTATTCCGCATTATCCTCTTCGTGGCGCTCTTCACCCTGGCCGGCTTCATCGGGGGCACCTTTTTCGACGTACTCTACCGTTAGAGGGGCATCGTGGAAAATCAGCTAATGACAACGACGCAAGCAGTCGACCCTGTATTCACCTTCCTTTTCGGCGCCTGCCTGGTGCTGCTGGTGGGGATCACCGCCACCATGGTCTTCTTCGTGGTCCGCTACCGCCGCTCGAAGAACCCGGAGCCGACCTCGCAGGTTTCGGGGAGCCCGCTTCTGGAGGTGATCTGGACCGTCCTACCCACGCTCCTGGTGATGGGGATGTTCTACTACGGCTGGACCAGCTATCTGTCGCTCAGGACGGTGCCGAAGAACGCGATGCAGGTGAAGGCTGAGGCGAGGATGTGGTCCTGGAACTTCATCTACGACAACGGCAAGCAAAGCGGCAAGCTTATCGTCCCGGTCGGGAGACCGGTGCAGGTGAACCTGGAGTCGAAGGACGTGGTGCACGGCTTCTACGTCCCGGCCTTCAAGATCAAGCGCGACGTGGTCCCGGGGATGAAGAACCACGTCTGGTTCGTGGCGACGAGCCCGGGTACCTACGACCTGTTCTGCTCGCAGTACTGCGGCACCGGCCACTCCGCCATGATCACCACGGTCGAGGCCCTGCCACCGGCGCAGTTCGCCGCCTGGCTGCAGCAGCAGGCCGCAGGGGGCGCGGCACAGGGGCAGGCGCTTCTGGAAAAATACGGCTGTCTCGGCTGCCATTCGCTGGACGGCACAGCAAAGGTCGGCCCAACCTTCAAGGGGCTCTACGGAAGCCAGGTCAAGGTGCATAGAGGAGACAAGGAGGAGACGGTCACGGTCGACGAAGGCTACCTGCGCGAATCGATATTGAACCCTGCGGCCGCAGTCGTGGACGACTTCCCTGCGGTAATGCCGCAATCGGCCATGCCGGAAGCGGATCTGAAGGCGGTGATCGAGTACCTGAAGGGGTTGAAGTGAAAATGCTGGCGAGACTTTTCCGGCTGCGGCTTTCGCTCATGAACGGATTCGCGGCGGCGGCGGGTTACCTCCTGTTCCCCTCCCCGGTCCAGCGCCCGACCCTTTTGGCCCTGTTCCTGGGGGTGGCGCTTTCGGCCGCGGCAGGCTCCGCCCTGAACCAGGTCTTGGAGCGCGACCTCGACGCGTTGATGCGGCGCACCTGCGACCGCCCTCTCCCCACGAAAAAGCTGTCACCGGCCGCAGCCACCCTCGCGGGACTGGCGGCGCTCGCGGCGGGCGCCTCCCTTCTCTTTTTCGCGGCCGGCGCCGTTCCGGCCGCCGTCGCACTCGTGACGCTCATATGGTACCTGGCGCTGTACACCCCACTGAAGCGGGTAAGTTCTCTGGCTCTGCTGGTGGGCGGGGTGTGCGGGTGCGGCGCGCCGCTGGTCGGCTGGAGCGCCGCGGGCGGTGGGCTCGGGGATTTTCGCATCGTCCTGCTCGCCGGGGTCATCTACCTCTGGCAGGTCCCGCATTTCTGGCAGTTGCAGCGAAAAGAGGCAGACGACTATCGGCGCGCCGGTTTCCATGTCTTCACGCCTGCAGTCGGCAAAAAAGGGTCGGCGCCGCTTGGCCGGCTCTGGATCATCTCCATGATCACGGCAACCTTGATGCTCCCGGTGTTCGGCGTGGTACAGGCTGCGCCCATTCTCTGCGCCCTGCTGCTGCCGCTCCCGTTTCTGTTCCTGTCCTGGCGGCGCTGGGACCGGGTCGCCGCCTTGGTGCTCCATTGCTACCCGCTTCTGGTCACCCTGGCCATTTTCGGAGGCAAATTCATAGGAGGAGCTGTTTGATGGGCGATAAAGTTAAGTGCGAAAATCCAGTGAAACACAGGGACCACATGTGCAAGCTGAAAAAAGACGGGAGGGTCGAGGAGCTGGAAAAATACCAGAAAGACCCCATCGTCTTTTGCAACAAGTGCAGGATGCAGGCGAACGACCCATGCGTGCTTTGCAACCCGAGAGCAATCAAGGGGGGTCGCGGCTGACGCAAATTCCCCCGCCGCTCAATTCCGTCATGATGAAATTTCCCACTGAAAAAGCCCCCTCTTTCCCGTCGGTTGCGGGAGGAGGGGGCTTCCTTTTACCGGTCCTGGACCGATCCGGCCTTTAGATTATTCCCACGGATTTCCCGATCCTGGTGAAGATGTCGAGCCCCAGGTCGAGGTCGTCGCGGGAGTGGGAGGCGCTGATCATGACCCTGATGCGCGCCTTCCCCTGGGGGACGGTCGGGTAGCCGATCGGCATGGCGAAGATGCCGGGGTCGCAATCGAACAGCATGCGCGAGAAATGCTGGGCGAGCGTCGCGTCGCCGATCATCACCGGCGTGATGGGGGTGACGCTCGCGCCGATGTCGAAGCCGGCACTCCTCATTCCATCCTTGAAGTAACGCGTGTTTTCCCACAGAAGCTCCACCAGGTCGGTGCTCTCCTCGAGGAGGTCTACCGCCGCGAGACAGGCCGCCGTGTCTGCCGCGGTGACGGCGCTGGAAAAGAGGAAGGGGCGGGCCTTCTGCCGGATCCAGTCGATGACCGTGCTGCTCCCGGCGATGACCCCGCCCATGACCCCGAAGGCCTTGGAGAGGGTCCCTATCTCCAGGTCGAACTTCCCGTTCAACCGGAAGTGGTCCACGATACCGCGCCCGCCGCGCCCAAGCACCCCTTCGCCGTGGGCGTCGTCCACCATGGTGATGATGTCGTGGCGCTGGCAGAGCTCGAAGAGCCGGTCCAGGGGCGCTATGTCGCCGTCCATGGAGAAGACCCCGTCGGTGATCAAGAGGGCGCGCCGGTACTGGCCAAGGTTCTCCTTGATCGCGCGCTCGCAGTCCTCCACATCGCAGTGCTCGTACACCACGACCCTGGCCGAGGAGAGCCGGCAGCCGTCGATGATGCTGGCATGGTTCAGCCGGTCGGTGAAGATGACGTCACCCTTCCCGACCATTGGGGGGATCGCCGCCTGGTTGGCGCAGAACCCGGACTGGACGTAGAGGGCGTCCTCGACCCCTTTGAAGGCGGCCAGCCGCTCCTCCAGTGTGCGGTGCAGCTCCAGGGTCCCGGCGATGCTTCTTACCGCCGCCGGCCCCACCCCCCAGATCTGAACCGCGGCCCTGGCAGCTTCCTTCAGCCTGGGGTGGTTGGCGAGCCCCAGGTAGTTGTTGCTGCAGAAGTTCAGCACCTTCTTGCCATCCACCACCATCCAGGGGCCGCAGGCCGAACCTATGGTGCGGATATGCGTCCTCAGCCCCTGCTGCTTCAGGGCCTCCATCTCCTCTTTGATCCACTCGAACTTCTCGGGCATCCTTTGCCTCCTGGCTCACGCGAAGCCTTGATGCCGCGAGGGAGCCTCCCCTGGCGGCGTCAAGGCTGGGCGTGAGGCGTAATTTTCACTCCTCGACCCAGTTGAGCATCACCTTCCCGGCATTGCCGGTGCTCATCACCTGGAACGCCTCCTCGAACTGCGTGTAGTGCATCCGGTGCGTGATCACCGGCGTGAGATCGAGTCCGATCTTGATCAGGGACTGCATCAGGTACCAGGTCTCGTACATCTCCCGGCCGTAAATCCCCTTGATGGTCAGCATGTTGAAGATCACCTGGTTCCAGTCGATGGCGAGATCCCCCGAGGGGAGCCCGAGCATCGCGATCTTGCCGCCGTGGCACATGTTCGCCAGCATCTCCTTGAAGGCGTCGCCGTTTCCCGACATCTCCAGCCCGACGTCGAAACCCTCTTTCATCCCGAGCTGTTGCCGCACCTGGGCCAGGGTCCCCTCCCTGACGTTAAGCGCCACGGTGGCCCCCATCTTTTTCGCCAGGTCGAGCCGGTACTGGTTCAGGTCGGTGATCACGATGTAGCGGGCGCCTGCGTGGCGCGCTATGGCCGTAGCCATGATCCCGATGGGGCCGGCGCCGGTTATGAGCACGTCCTCCCCCAGGATCGGGAAGGCGAGCGTGGTGTGGGTCGCGTTGCCGAAGGGGTCGAAGATCCCCAGGATCTCCATGGGGATGGTGGGGTCTGCGTGCCAGACGTTGGTGACCGGGATGCAGATGTACTCGGCGAAGGCGCCGGCGCGGTTGACGCCGACCCCCTTGGTGTCCTTGCAGAGATGGCGCCTGCCGGCCAGGCAGTTGCGGCACCTGCCGCAGACGATGTGCCCCTCTCCTGAGACTATGTCACCGATGTTCAGGTCGGCGACGTTGCTCCCCATGGCCACCACCCGTCCCACGAACTCGTGGCCCACCACCATGGGGACGGGAATGGTCTTCTGGGCCCAGTCGTTCCAGTCCCAGATGTGCAGGTCGGTGCCGCAGACGGCGGTCTTGTGCACCTTGATCAGCACGTCGTTGATCCCTACCTCCGGGACGGGGACCTCGTCGAGCCAAAGCCCCGGCTTCGGGTATTTTTTCACTAGCGCCTGCATGGTCTTCCGCATGGCTCGCTCCTCTCATGTGGGTGCCGTAACTTTACGTTAATGTTATCAGGGGAACGGTTCATGTAAAGGAAGGAAACGGCGCAAGGCCTGCTGGGTGCGGGGTCGCGACATGTGCTAAGATAGCGGTACCCAATTAGAGACAAGGAGGTCCCAATGAGTGAGCTGAAAGAGTGTCCGAAGCCGACAGAACATAAGGCGCACATGTGCCAGTTGAAGCGCGAAGGGCGGATCGAGGAGATCGACCGGCACTCCTCGAAGCCGAAGTTCATCTGCAACCGGTGCCAGGCCAAGGCGGACGAAGAAGGGTACCTCTGCACGCCGCGGCCGCTGTAGCGGTAAACGGGGATGGGCTGCTCAAATTTCCGAAAGTGGCCCGTCCCTTTTTCGCTACGGACGTTAAGTAGCTCACATAATTAATAATTCAAGCAATTAACCCGCAGAGCCGATAATTCGAGGACCGTCCATGGAAGGCGTGCATAGTTTGCCGGATAGGTTCCGAGGTAGTAGATGCTTACTGTTCCCCGAAAAATCAGCGTCGCTGTGACCTTACTGTCACTGGCTTTGTGGCTTCTTCTTCTCGGCCCCCTGGAAGTTCAGGCGGCAGACCGGCCCCACGTCCTGGCTCTCAACTCGTACAACGACGGTTATGAATGGTCCGACGACGAGATGCACGGGTTGCGGGAGACCTTGACCCGCGGGTTCCCCCAGCTCGAGCTCTTGATCGAGCACCTCGACACCAAGAAATTCCCCAACAAAAAGCATTTCCCCCAGCAGGCCGACCTGCTCGCGGCCAAATACCGCAAGGACCGGTTCCAGGTGGTGATCGCACTGGACAACGCGGCGTTAGAATTCGCCCTGCGCTACCGTGACCGCCTCTTCCCTGGCACGCCGCTGGTTTTCTGCGGCATCAACGACTATAGCCCCGGCATGATCGTCGGGCGCAACAACTTGACAGGCGTGGCCGAGCACCACGACATGGTCGGCACCCTGGACATGGCCCTCTCCCTGCACCCGGGGACCCGGCAGGTGGTGGTTGTCCACGACTATACCGACACCGGGCTTGCCATGGCCCGGGAACTCTCCCGGTACCAGGAGCATTTCGGCGGGGTAAAGCTCCGTTACCTCCCCGACCTTCCGCTCGAGCAGTCGGTGCAGCAGTTGAAGTCGCTTCCCAAGGACGCCCTGGTGCTGCTTCTATCCTACTCGGTGGAAAAAGGGGGACGCTCCTTCACCCAGGCCCAGGTCGCACAGGTGGTGTCCTCAGCCAGTTCCGTCCCCGTATATGCCGTTCACGCAGCCCAGCTCGGGAAAGGGGTGGTCGGCGGGCGGATGATGGAGGGGAGGATCCAGGGGGTAAAGGCAGCGGAACTTGCACTTAGGATCATCTCGGGGGAAAAGGCGCAGAGCATCCCCGTCATCGACCAGAACCTCTCCCAGGCCATGGTCGACGACGCGGTGGTGCGCAGGTTTGGCATCGACCCGGGGAAGATCCCCGCCGGGGCAAGGATCATCAACAAGCCGGTCTCGGTTTATGCAGTGAACAAGACTGCCTTCTGGACTGCTCTGGCCGTTGCCGCAGCGATGCTGACAGCCCTTTTCACCCTCTATTTCAGCATCGAACGCAGAAAGCGCCTGGAAAAAGGGCTGCAGCTGTCGGAGGCGCGGTTCCGGCAGCTCTTCGACAACGCCGGTGACGCCATCTACATTCACGACTTCCAGTTCAAGATCCTGGAGGCGAACCAGTCGGCCTGCGACAAGATGGGGTACAGCCACGACGAGTTGCTTCAGTTGAGCCTGTACGAGATCAATCACCCCAACCAGCGGGAAAGGCTACCCGAACGGCTGGCTACGGTGAAAAAAGACGGGCGCGCACTGTACGAATCGGAGCACCTGACCCAGGGGGGAGAGCCGATACCGATAGAGGTGACCAGCCGCGTCATCGATTTCGGCGAGCGCCCCGCCATCCTCAGCGTGGTGCGGGACATCTCCCGGCGCAAGCGCATAGAGCGGCGGGAGAAGGCGCGGCTGAAAATACTGGAAAGAATGGCGACGAGCTCGAATCTGCAGGAGCTTTTGGGGGAGATCGTCCGCTTCGTGGAGCAGGAAAGCCCCGGCGCGCTCTGCTCGGTGCTCCTGGTGGACGACTCCGGCACCCGCCTGACCCATGGCGCGGCACCGAGCCTTCCTGACTTCTACAACCAGGCCGTGGCCGGCTTGAGGATCGAACAGGGGATGGGCTCGTGCGGCACCGCCGCCTTCACCAAACAGCGCGTGGTGGTCGAGGACATAGAGAACCATCCCTACTGGAGGAATTTCAAGCCGGCGCGGGACGCCGGCCTGCGCGCCTGCTGGTCGGAGCCGGTTCTCTCGCGCGAGGGTGACGTTCTGGGGACCTTCGCCATCTATTACCGCAGTTGCCGCAGCCCCAGGGAAGGCGAGATCGCCCTGATCGAATCGGCCGCCCACATGGCCAGCATCGCCATCGGCCGCATGCGCAGCGAGGAGAGCCGGCAAAAGCTCGAGGAGCAGATGCGCCAGATGCAGAAGATCGAGGCGATTGGGCAGCTGGCGGGGGGGCTTGCCCACGACTTCAACAACCTCTTGACCCCCATCTTCGTCTACGCCGACATCGCCAAGCGGAGCTTCACCCCCGACGACCCCAACTGGAAGAAGCTCGACGGCATCCTCGTCTCCGCCCATAAGGCGGCGGACCTCACCAAGAAGCTCCTTTCCTTCGGGCGCAAGCAGGTGCTCAATATGGAGGTGCTGGAGCTGAACGACGTCATCAGCTCGCTTCTGGACCTGATGCAGCGGACCATCCGGGGCAACATCGAGATCAGGACCAACCTGACCGGCTATGGCGCCCCGATCTTCGCCGACCGCGGCCAGATCGAGCAGATCCTGATCAACTTCGCCGTCAACGCCCAGGACGCCATCAAGGGAAACGGCAGCATCGTGATCGAGACCGGCAACGTGACCATCGACGACGAGTTCGCCCGGATGAACCCCGGCACCAAGCCCGGGCCGCACGTGCTGCTCTCCTTCACCGACGACGGCTGCGGCATGAGCGAGGGGGTGCTGGGACACATCTTCGAGCCCTTCTTCACCACGAAACCGGTGGGGCAGGGAACCGGGCTCGGTCTCGCTACGGTGTACGGGATCGTGAAGCAGCATAACGGCTGGGTCAAGGTGGTGAGCCAGGTGGGCCAGGGGACCAGCTTCCTCCTTTACTTCCCGAGACAGGCGGCAAAGGCGAAGCAGGAGCCGGCTCAGCCGGAGCCGGCGGCGAAAATCGAGCAAAGGGACAGCTGCGCCACCATCCTCGTGGTCGACGACAACGAGAGCATCAGGGAGATGGCGCTGGAGCTGCTCCAGTCCTCGGGGCACCATGTCCTGATCGCGGAAACCCCGGCTCTCGCCCTGAAGCTGGTCGAGGAGCGCGATCTCCCGCTGGACCTGCTGGTGACCGACGTGGTGATGCCCGAGATGAGCGGGCCGGAGCTGTACGAGCGCCTTGCCCTCCTCCAGCCGGGGCTGCCGGTCCTCTACATCTCCGGCTATACCTTCGACGTCAAGGTGCATAACCCAAGGCAGCACAAGCAGGTGAGCTTCCTCCCCAAGCCGTTCACCTCGGAGCAGTTCATCGCAGTCATAGAAAAGGCAATCTCCTGAAGCTCATGCAGTCTTTTGCTTTACTCCACAGGACTGGACACTCATAAAAAACGACGCCAAAGGATCTGTTCCAGGCACCCCCTAAAAACTTCCTCTCTCCCCAATAATTAATTCTTAAACATAATTAATTCCGCCTTGTTGTAGACATGCACAGTCGCTGGTGTAACTTTTTTTGCATCTGGACTTCGCAAAGTCATACGCCACAACCGCGATTATTGTCCAGGCGCTGCCGGCTCTATGTCATGCCGGCACTGAATTTATTGCACAAGGAGAGGATTATGAAACGGGAGAAGCTGATTGGGAAAGCCTTTCTGCTGGTAGCGCTGGGCGCGGCGGGAACCTTGTCTGGGTGTGCAAGTTACGAAGTGAACAACGGCCGCGGAAACATTCCGGGGTACTGGATCCGCTACGAGATGCAGGAGGCCGACCGCGCCATCGAGGCTGCGCGCGCCGACGGGAAAGCGGCGCTTTGCCCGGACGAGTTCAAGGAAGCCGAGGCGGCGAAGAACAACGCCTACGACGTCTTCCGGGCCTGCCATACCGAAGAGGGGGCAGCTCTGGCCAAACAGGCGACGGCGAAGGCCAAGGCACTCTGCCCGCCGAGACCGGCCCAGCCCGCTCCCAAGCCGGTGGTCGCTCCGCCGCCCCCGCCGCCTGCGCCCGCCCCCGAGGCTCCCACGGACACGCTGCTGATAAACCCCGGATCCGTGGTGAA from Citrifermentans bremense harbors:
- the ctaD gene encoding cytochrome c oxidase subunit I, whose protein sequence is MSQDTAIGQGGFWRDTGRTGIGSWIFSTDHKRIGLMYLYCVLGFFLVGVSLGLLIRLELIAPGPTIVTAQTYNALFTVHGVVMIFLFIIPGIPASFGNLVLPIQLGARDVAFPRVNLLSWWLYAIGAVIVLVSLFTGGGAPDTGWTFYVPFSARTTTNVSLAVFGVFVLGFSSILTGINFITTIHRMRAPGMTWTRIPLFAWSLYATAWVQVLATPIIAITLLLVITERILGLGLFDPTRGGDPVMYQHMFWIYSHPAVYIMILPGMGVISDIIPVFSRKPIFGYKMIAFSSLAIAAAGSAVWGHHMYTSGMSDLGILVFSFLTFIVAIPSAIKVFNWVSTMYKGSISLEAPMLFALSFILLFSIGGLSGLILGAAATDIHVHDTHFVVGHFHYVMFGGTGFAFFAAAHYWLPKYYGRRYKEKPAIVGWILMFVGFNVMYFTMQVLGMEGMPRRYYDYLPEFARLNLVATVGSWILVAGIIIVVWNLWRGLFRGEPFTGNPWGGATLEWSIATPPPTENFDEDPVVTHGPYEFKGAGVP
- a CDS encoding UbiA family prenyltransferase, which gives rise to MLARLFRLRLSLMNGFAAAAGYLLFPSPVQRPTLLALFLGVALSAAAGSALNQVLERDLDALMRRTCDRPLPTKKLSPAAATLAGLAALAAGASLLFFAAGAVPAAVALVTLIWYLALYTPLKRVSSLALLVGGVCGCGAPLVGWSAAGGGLGDFRIVLLAGVIYLWQVPHFWQLQRKEADDYRRAGFHVFTPAVGKKGSAPLGRLWIISMITATLMLPVFGVVQAAPILCALLLPLPFLFLSWRRWDRVAALVLHCYPLLVTLAIFGGKFIGGAV
- a CDS encoding cytochrome c oxidase subunit 3 family protein, whose product is MSHQEKDSFGAKLGMWLFLFTEMLLFGGVFILYSVYLNRYPKEFGLGGHQLDLVFGATNTVVLLTSSLFAAMSVTAIKRGAKRLTLGLLSVTIGCALVFLCIKYLEWSAKFHHGIYPNSPKLIAGPPGESIFFSLYYLTTGLHGIHVVIGGILMTWTAVMVQKGILNSTDNVTLENVTLYWHLVDLVWIFIFPLYYLIL
- the coxB gene encoding cytochrome c oxidase subunit II, which produces MTTTQAVDPVFTFLFGACLVLLVGITATMVFFVVRYRRSKNPEPTSQVSGSPLLEVIWTVLPTLLVMGMFYYGWTSYLSLRTVPKNAMQVKAEARMWSWNFIYDNGKQSGKLIVPVGRPVQVNLESKDVVHGFYVPAFKIKRDVVPGMKNHVWFVATSPGTYDLFCSQYCGTGHSAMITTVEALPPAQFAAWLQQQAAGGAAQGQALLEKYGCLGCHSLDGTAKVGPTFKGLYGSQVKVHRGDKEETVTVDEGYLRESILNPAAAVVDDFPAVMPQSAMPEADLKAVIEYLKGLK
- a CDS encoding glycine C-acetyltransferase → MPEKFEWIKEEMEALKQQGLRTHIRTIGSACGPWMVVDGKKVLNFCSNNYLGLANHPRLKEAARAAVQIWGVGPAAVRSIAGTLELHRTLEERLAAFKGVEDALYVQSGFCANQAAIPPMVGKGDVIFTDRLNHASIIDGCRLSSARVVVYEHCDVEDCERAIKENLGQYRRALLITDGVFSMDGDIAPLDRLFELCQRHDIITMVDDAHGEGVLGRGGRGIVDHFRLNGKFDLEIGTLSKAFGVMGGVIAGSSTVIDWIRQKARPFLFSSAVTAADTAACLAAVDLLEESTDLVELLWENTRYFKDGMRSAGFDIGASVTPITPVMIGDATLAQHFSRMLFDCDPGIFAMPIGYPTVPQGKARIRVMISASHSRDDLDLGLDIFTRIGKSVGII
- a CDS encoding PAS domain S-box protein, which translates into the protein MLTVPRKISVAVTLLSLALWLLLLGPLEVQAADRPHVLALNSYNDGYEWSDDEMHGLRETLTRGFPQLELLIEHLDTKKFPNKKHFPQQADLLAAKYRKDRFQVVIALDNAALEFALRYRDRLFPGTPLVFCGINDYSPGMIVGRNNLTGVAEHHDMVGTLDMALSLHPGTRQVVVVHDYTDTGLAMARELSRYQEHFGGVKLRYLPDLPLEQSVQQLKSLPKDALVLLLSYSVEKGGRSFTQAQVAQVVSSASSVPVYAVHAAQLGKGVVGGRMMEGRIQGVKAAELALRIISGEKAQSIPVIDQNLSQAMVDDAVVRRFGIDPGKIPAGARIINKPVSVYAVNKTAFWTALAVAAAMLTALFTLYFSIERRKRLEKGLQLSEARFRQLFDNAGDAIYIHDFQFKILEANQSACDKMGYSHDELLQLSLYEINHPNQRERLPERLATVKKDGRALYESEHLTQGGEPIPIEVTSRVIDFGERPAILSVVRDISRRKRIERREKARLKILERMATSSNLQELLGEIVRFVEQESPGALCSVLLVDDSGTRLTHGAAPSLPDFYNQAVAGLRIEQGMGSCGTAAFTKQRVVVEDIENHPYWRNFKPARDAGLRACWSEPVLSREGDVLGTFAIYYRSCRSPREGEIALIESAAHMASIAIGRMRSEESRQKLEEQMRQMQKIEAIGQLAGGLAHDFNNLLTPIFVYADIAKRSFTPDDPNWKKLDGILVSAHKAADLTKKLLSFGRKQVLNMEVLELNDVISSLLDLMQRTIRGNIEIRTNLTGYGAPIFADRGQIEQILINFAVNAQDAIKGNGSIVIETGNVTIDDEFARMNPGTKPGPHVLLSFTDDGCGMSEGVLGHIFEPFFTTKPVGQGTGLGLATVYGIVKQHNGWVKVVSQVGQGTSFLLYFPRQAAKAKQEPAQPEPAAKIEQRDSCATILVVDDNESIREMALELLQSSGHHVLIAETPALALKLVEERDLPLDLLVTDVVMPEMSGPELYERLALLQPGLPVLYISGYTFDVKVHNPRQHKQVSFLPKPFTSEQFIAVIEKAIS
- a CDS encoding cytochrome C oxidase subunit IV family protein, coding for MDTEHSEHILSYGKLMAVWVALLVLTAATIMVTRVELGVWKVWAALAIASIKSGLVIAFFMHMKYEPRLFRIILFVALFTLAGFIGGTFFDVLYR
- the tdh gene encoding L-threonine 3-dehydrogenase, which encodes MRKTMQALVKKYPKPGLWLDEVPVPEVGINDVLIKVHKTAVCGTDLHIWDWNDWAQKTIPVPMVVGHEFVGRVVAMGSNVADLNIGDIVSGEGHIVCGRCRNCLAGRRHLCKDTKGVGVNRAGAFAEYICIPVTNVWHADPTIPMEILGIFDPFGNATHTTLAFPILGEDVLITGAGPIGIMATAIARHAGARYIVITDLNQYRLDLAKKMGATVALNVREGTLAQVRQQLGMKEGFDVGLEMSGNGDAFKEMLANMCHGGKIAMLGLPSGDLAIDWNQVIFNMLTIKGIYGREMYETWYLMQSLIKIGLDLTPVITHRMHYTQFEEAFQVMSTGNAGKVMLNWVEE